One Gemmatimonadota bacterium DNA segment encodes these proteins:
- the secE gene encoding preprotein translocase subunit SecE — protein MASKLKRAGDFLEESWGELQRVTWPDWPQLRSATLVVILFCILVALVIWIMDTASNAVLRLIMGIFGA, from the coding sequence ATGGCTTCGAAGCTGAAACGGGCCGGGGATTTCCTCGAGGAAAGCTGGGGCGAGCTCCAGCGGGTGACCTGGCCGGACTGGCCGCAGCTCAGGAGCGCGACGCTCGTCGTGATCCTCTTCTGTATCCTGGTCGCCCTCGTCATCTGGATCATGGACACCGCGTCGAACGCGGTTCTTCGCCTCATCATGGGCATTTTCGGGGCGTGA
- the rpmG gene encoding 50S ribosomal protein L33 has protein sequence MRDKIVLACPTCEERNYNLTKNKRLHPERVEYKKFCPRCRQHTMHKETK, from the coding sequence ATGCGCGACAAGATCGTCCTCGCTTGTCCTACTTGCGAGGAGCGGAACTACAACCTTACGAAGAACAAGCGGCTCCATCCCGAGCGGGTGGAGTATAAAAAGTTCTGTCCTCGGTGCCGCCAGCACACGATGCACAAGGAGACGAAGTAG